Part of the Triticum urartu cultivar G1812 chromosome 2, Tu2.1, whole genome shotgun sequence genome, GGCAGAGGCACGAGGTTGGTGGTTGCATGCACAGCAAACTATGCATGCTCAATCAATACTACTGTAGTCCAGAACCAGTCCATAGACTATGAAGAGTACGGTTTACACATACGCACGCACGGGGAGCGGCAGTGACCCATCACGGTGAAGGGCTGAAGGCCACATCGATTGCCGAGATGGGGAAGAAAGGTGGagcgaggaagaggaggaaggggcaggacgacgacgacgagctCGTCAACCTCATCTTCTCCTGGTCCCTCCAAGACGTCGCCAACCAGGACCTCTTCAGAGACAAGGTATGCAATTGGATCGATCGCATACGCCCGATCACCATTTTCCCAGCTTGGATCATGCCATCATGCAGAGCACCTGACGACGGTGAATGTGATGTGCATCTCTTTGTCACAGGTGAACACGATACCTGACAGGTTCTTCGGCCTGAAGAACTACCTGGATTCGTTCAGGGCCCCGTTGCTGGAGGAGATCCGCGCGGAGATGAGCTCCGCCTTGGACCCGCAACCCAATGGCTCCAGCCCCGTGCAAATACGGTCGCTGGTTAGCCTCGTTCCAAAGGGAGCCAAGGGCGTCAAGAAGATCACCCCGTTTTACCGCGTCACCGTCTCCGGCCGCCGCGGTGCTTGTTCCCCATGCATCGGCGACATCGTCGCGCTCTCGGCGGCGACGCCGCTTCGGCCTGGCAGCCCCTACTGCCTCGCGCACGTCAAGGACGTCCCCAACAAGTGTAGCTTTGTGGTCAGAGCGTCCAAGGTAATAGAAGATGTAACCTGCTACGCGTTTGTTGTCAGCTTGCTCAGCTTCATACCCTACGCGCGCATCTGGCGGTGCCTCAACTACGAAGCAGCCGTCGAGAGGAATGCAGACCTCGTCAAGGTCATCGCCGGCGATAACACCATGCAGGCAAGCAGTTCTGCTTCTGCGTAATTAATTAAGCTTGGTGTACATCGATCGTTGCATGAATTGGGAGTTGGTTTCTATGGTTTTCTCATGTCATGTGAATGATCCTCTGATCGGCATGCACCATGCAGGGAACTTCACTGACCGGCGGCACCGGCGTTCTACTGACGGCCGGCACGCTATCTCCGTTCGAGCTCAACCAGTCGCAAGCCGACGCCATTCTGAGCTGCATTTCGGCGGTGCAGTGCGGCGGCGCGAGCAGCAAGTTCAGCCTCATCTGGGGTCCGCCCGGCACGGGCAAAACAAAGACCATCAGCGTGCTCTTGCTGGCGGTGATGACGATGTCGATGACGACGAAAAGCCAGAGCAAATTCCGGGTCCTGACGTGCGCGCCGACCAACACAGCCATCTGCCAGGTCGCGTCCCGCCTCCTGGCGCTGAGGAAGCAGCACCCGAATGCCGGCGCCGGTGGGTGCCACGGCGATCTGCTGCTGTTCGGCAACAGGAAGCGCATGGCCATCGACAACGACCTCAACGAGATCTTCCTGGACACTCGCGTCAAGCGGCTAAGCAAGTGCTTCTCGCCGGCGACGGGCTGGAAGCCGGGTCTCCTGTCACTGGAAGTCTTTCTGACAGATCCGATAACCCTGAAACACCAGTATCAGTTAGCACGCGAGAAGAATACTAGCACAAATTTACCCGAGTCGTCCTTCGTCAGGTCAAGGTTCCACGAGATCTCCCAGAAGCTCAGCGCGTGCTTCAGAACAATCATGTCGCACGTCCCTAGAGACATCGTCCTGGGGAAGAACTGCGAGAACATCGCTTCGCTGACCAAGATGCTCGGCGACTTCGGCAAACTACTCGGCGGGAAGAACGCCGGGAACGAAGTCGTGAGGGACGCGTTCATGCGTACGGCGACGGGAGAGCAACGCCATGGTTCAGGGACAGCTCGCGCCCTGAGGCGGAGCATGGCGGCGATCCTGGGCGTCACGAGAGCTCTGGCGCGAGACCTTAAGCTTCCTCGCACGCGCCATGGCCCCGCGATCAAGAAGTTCTGCCTTCGAAGCGCCTCCCTTGTTTTCTGCACCGTGTCTGGCTCGGCGAAGCTGAACGAGCAGAAGATGGACTTGCTGCTGATCGACGAGGCTGCGCAGCTGAAGGAATGCGAGTCCCTCATCCCCTTGCAAGTCTCCGGGCTGAAGCACGCAGTTCTTATCGGCGACGAGTGCCAGTTGCCGGCAACCGTGAAAAGCAAGGTCTGTATCAGTTCAGTTCTCCGTTCAAATTGAAATGCAGCTCTTGTTATGTTTATCCACAAACTTGAGCATTATTACTTGTTGCAGGTTTCAGATAGTGCATTGCTGGGTAGAAGCCTATTTGAAAGACTAGGTTTACTCGGGCACAGGAAGCACCTCCTGAACATGCAGTACAGGATGCACCCTTCCATCAGCGTCTTCCCGAACATCAGTTTCTACGACAGGCAGATCTTGGACGGCCCCAACGTGACGCAGACGACGCACGAGCGTAGCTACCTCCCAGGCGCGATGTTCGGGCCATACTCGTTCATCAACGTCGACGGCAGGGAAGATCGCGGCCGAAGCAAGAGGAACATGGCCGAGGTGGCCGCCATCCTGAAGATACTGCGCAGTCTCAAGCAAGGTGCGCCCGCATGGCCTGCCACTGAGTTTTTCTCTGAACATTTGCATGCTCCCAGCTCATGCCGTGCGGTTTACCGTGCAGCTTGTGCCAGTGCGGGGCAGGTGGTCAGCGTGGGCGTCATATGCCCGTACGCCGCGCAGGTGGAGGCGATTCAGGGGAGGATAGGGGACGTGAGGGCGATGCGCCCCCTGATTCTTCGCGTCAACTCCGTGGATGGGTTCCAAGGCAGCGAGGAGGACATCATCATCCTCTCCACCGTCAGGTCCAACGCCACGGGCTCCATCGGCTTCCTCTCCAACCGGCGACGCGCCAACGTCGCCCTGACGAGGGCAAGGCACGCCGAGACCTGGATGAAATGTACAGCTACCTGAACTTGGAAAACGACCTGATATCTCTCGGTTTGCTTACTTCTGGTTGCAAGCATTGCCTCTGGATCCTGGGCAACGCGACGACGCTGAGCGGCAGCGGCTCCATCTGGGGCGAGCTGGTCCAGGATGCCGTCGAGCGTCGGTGCTTCTTCGACTGGGACGATGGTGGCGCGGGCGCCTCTCCGGCCATTTCTCACGGCGCTCGCCTGATCGGGCCTGAACGCGGTGGAGCAACTTCAACTTTTGACACGCAGTTGGTGGGGTGTGAAGCAGACCGTATCTGTGGCGCGCTAGGTTCCCTGCGCCTAGCTTAGCGAATGCACCACCGGTGGAGGCGTGGAGCGGTGGCGATTTGTTCTGTTTTGGTCCTTTGGGCGTGCCTCGGCGTAGTGGTGAATCGATTGTGTATGGACGGCAACCTTTTTCTCCGGCTCACTTGAGGAATATGTACCAGCTAGGTAATTACCTGTACGTTGCAATGGGATACATTATTAAAACGTTGTCATGTCAGTGAAGACAAGTCATTAGCTCTAGGcgaaattcaaaaaaataaaattaaCTCTAGGCCATGCTCGGTTAGTTCAGATCCGTTGCTTGGACGCTTTAGTATAGGCCCTATAGTCGTGGTTTTGCTAGCTCGCCACAACCTTGGCCGGTTGGCTGCTTAGGCCACCTCACCCTCGCCCTAGACCTCCGTTGTCGCTTTGCACCACCACTCATTGCAAGTTTGCAACTTTTTTCGGCCAGTGTGGGTAAAACTTGTTAATCACACGCGTATTTTCTCTCATAGACATCATATGAAGTGTATTCAATTCCATGATGACATCATCTTCTACTGCAACCAAGTCAAACTCCTTTCATACGATCATACAACAATGGTTCCTATTAATAGTATAAACATGCCTTCATCTTTAGAAGAAAATACGTATCTCAATGTTGGGACCGATGTCATCCATCCATGTCAAAAGCAGCTAGATAGTAAATGTGTAGCCATTCCTTGTCCCAAAGCCAACCTCAAGTTCTTGAGTTGAATCACCAGCTTGTCCACTTGTAGTCGCTTGTTATGCACTTCAGATAAGTTTGTCTTAAATTCATCGGGTTCTTCAACCTCCAACGCATACCACGACTCAACAGGTCGTAACACCTCATTCAACGTGCACAACCTTAGATGCCATCTCACTTGCATTCTAACAACGAAATCCTTTCCCAACTAAGAAGAAAAGAAAGATGAATGCTTACTATAAAATAGCAATACCGCCATGCCTTTGTTCAAACTGCAGCAGAAACACACTTGAAGCATCATTAGTTTCAAAACACACATATAAATTGAAGCCGCAAGGAATAGAAAAAAGCTAGTTCGATTACCAAGTCTACGAAACCAACGCGCATGTATGAATCATGTCTGCAGTTGCGGGTGTGATTGGAGAAGCAAGGGATGACGAGAAATCGAACATGATGTGCTCTAGGTGGCTGGAGTGAGCTCTGTCTAACGAAGCGTGGACACACGCAAGAAAGGAGGAACCTGTTGGCTGTAGAGGGAGGACGATGCAATCAGAGGTAGCGGCGACCGTGGTGATGGTGGTATGCGACATCACAGTCCGTGTCGAGCTGCACGTTCGTCTACCCGACGCTATTGGCAAAGCACGAGACGCTGCTAATACGTGCGTTGGCATAGTAACCACGGGAGGACACGAGGAAGGGTGTGTTGGGCCAAGCGATGAGGACCTTGCCCCTGCACGTTTGCCCACTAGTTGCCAGATCGTAGCGTGTCGTGCAATGCATGGGCTCAGAGTTGTAGCTATGGCAATGACGAGCAAAAGATGCAGTGATGGTACTCACCATCGCAAACCCATCACTTGTGGATGCTCCACAACACCGGCAAGTAGAGTCGCGAGACGGCAACACCAGATTGGGAAGAGGGAGTTGAGGGTTGGGAGGAGGCGAGGTGGGGTCAAATCAAGGGGAATTGTGTCTCGATAACTGTGGGGTCGATGTATGTCGCTTTTCTTTGTCTGTGATCCGTGCAAGGGGAAACTCGAGTAGTTTTGCGGAGTCAAACGACATGGGCCGATGAAGGAATGCGGAACGGGAGGGCGGACGAAGGAGAGCGAAAGAGGAACACCATGATTTTTTGGATAAGGAGAGACTTAAGGGGTTGAGTGCATATACATGGCTGTTGTCAGGGTGTGGGCTGATATATGTAAGTTGAACCGTGTTCCTTATACAATGCTAACTGTGTGCATATTAACGGTACGTACACCAGGGTCCAATGCGGGGCAAGGAAGCCATCTTGGAGTACAAGGCAAGCAATCCTCGGCGGGAGGCCGATTAGACACCGTGTAAACCCTAGCCCTCGTCCCCTATATAAGTCGAGGCTAGGGTAGCCATCCGCATCTACTCATTGATCCATATTCTCAGTGGTCACAATCACATCATCTTGTAACCCCCTCGTACGAGGTGCCCCCCACCCCATCAATACAAAACACAAAGatggacatagggtattacctcacCATGTGGGCCCGAACCTGGTTAGGTACTTCCGACCATGTTTGCCGCCGTACTGAGGGTACTGGCGGTTTCCAGCACCATTACAGGTGTCAATGTGTGTGCTTGTTCATCTTGGCCAGGGCAGGCAGCAAGACTCGCGGTGGGACGAAATGGTACATCCCCGACCTCCGACCGGCGAGCCTACTGGTCTACCGGTGGGGGCCATTCTCATGAGCTGGGTCACATAATAAATATGCGTGCCTGTCACATAGGGAGGTTTTTGTACCATGTGACACGGTGCATTCCCATGCCCACCTGGCGCGGCTCGATGACGCGATCAGAAGTGGCGCGGTGCTCACCTTGATCCTCGGGCATGATGATGAGTGGGGATTTGAAGACGCATCAACTCCTCACCGACTGCAAGGTGTGCGCCCCCTCGCATTCACAGCCAGTGAGTCCCACCTACACTCTCTACTAGATCCACTTTTCCCCACTTCGAGTGACTCGGCTGACGACAATGGCGACGGGGGAAGAGAAGATAGTGATGCTCGCGGGCGGCGATGCATGGAAGCTGGTGCGACTCCATGAGATCTGCTTGTGGTGGAAGACCAAAAGCGATCTGAACTAGGAGGCGATGGCTGTGGTTGAGGAGGTGAACGAGGAGGAAGAGGCTCATCTGTTCTAGGGAGGCAAGGCAAGGCATCTGCTCGAGGTCTTGCTTTGGGCCATGGATGAGGCGTACTTGGAGATTCCTGCACAGCAAACCACCACTCGGCACGCCTCGCTCGGGGCACAAATTAGGATCCAATCTGGCTAGCAACCGCTTTTGGGTGCTAGCCGGAGAGGATTCCGATGACGGCTCCTGTGAGGGGGCTGCTGGCTGGTCAGAATCCAGCAAGTCTCCTTCATTTTCTCGTTATCTTCATTCTACTATACATTCGAGTGTTGGATTGAATGAATTATCTTATAGAAAACGTCGTCATACTAGACGGGTTATGCGCAATCTAGAAAGGACATGAATGAATATGTGTCTAGTTTGTTTCTCAAAAATACGAACGGACACAAAAATGATGATGACGACAGTATAATTTTGTCCTCTGCTTTGCCATATCTCCCTTCAATTAATTCCCCTGCTTGGGGAAAATATCATCATGAGGCTAACATGGATAATGCTTTGATTAAAATGAAATCATCTACACCAAGGAACTGTGTAGAGGTTCATTGGGAGATGAGAACTTTGAAATTCACAAAATTAAAGTGGATGACATGAAGTAGTAATAAAATTCGCAAAAAGAGATATAGAAGTTGATAAAATTACCAAGATGCTTTCCTGAAAAAACTGAGCGCAATCGGCGACCAAAGTCGTGGATGGACATGCTCATCGCCGGTGGCCACCCGTGACTCGCGAGTATGGGCCACCGGCCAAGTACAGCAGCGAGGCTTCCCAAGGAAGGGAAGGGCTACAATTACATTTTTGATTTTCACTTTCCCCTCACTTTTCCGTTTTCCTTCACATACCCCCCCTCCCTCTCTCCTTCCCGGCTTTCCCGGGCCTTCCTCTTCCGTCTCGCCACAAAGGCTACCGCCAGCCTCgccactccgccgccgccgccgcccgggacAAGCAAGGTCGATCCCGACTCCCGAGGCCGCGGCGCACTGGCGGAATGACCAGGAAGAAGAAGGGCGCCCGCGGTCGTCggccgaggagggaagccggCGACGAATGGTGGCCCAGGAGGTACGCCGACCAGGAGTGGCCGCACCTCGTCGACATGGTGCTGTCTTGGCGCCTCGAGGACGTCATGGACGAGGGTCTCTTCAAGCACAAGGTGGGTTGTACTGCTGCTCCGTTGGTTTTCTTGGGCTGTTCTTCGCGTGTTGGTTGCGCCGTACTCCCGTAGGGTTTAGTTCAATCTACCTACTCCCGTAGGCTTTGGTTCGATCTAGTACGAGGTGTTGTGGTTTTCCCTTTGGCTACTCTGATGATAGTCCTCCAGATAAGTTAATTTAAGCTGCTCTGACCTTGGAGATGTTTCATCTCCAAATTCTAGCAAGGGGCTGGCCGGAACATGGTATTTCTCGGTAAAGTTTTGTGATTTAAGTCAAATTTGGACTAAATATCTAAACTTTATCAATAAATACCCTCAATCCAAACAGGCCCCAATGGGTTTGATGCCAAGTGCGAAATATAGAAGAAGTTTGAGAACCTTCTGACCAATTTTGGGTCTTTAACTATTTATatactctgcctgaagaggattTGAGCATTATTAAATAGTGTTACATTACATTTAGAAGAAATCATGGATGCATTAAATATGAAGTAACACAAACATGCCAAATTTCATATTCCAATCCATCACTAGCACCATGGACCAAAAAAAGACAATCATTACTGTACAAATGGGTGCAAGTGCAATGCAATGTCCATAACTAACTGCTTgtctttttttttctttattctCGATACCAGCAGTTTCGCATTAATTGGTGTTTTTTTATATCCGTGAATTTCTGTCATCAAGTTCTAACTATGAGGCTTCAAATTGCAGCTGAAAATGATACCGTCCATattcaatgatatcaagagctacTTAGGATCCTACACATCTCCactgttggaggagttgcgagcTGACATGTCGTCCAGCTTGGAAGCCATCTCCACCGAGTCTTTTGTCAAAGTAGCATGGATCGAGCAAACAAAATATAGTGCAGTTTATAACATTGCTTTTGAGGATTCTCAGAATACAAAGTCTTGCAACAAACCTGAAAGCAATGGCCGAAGTGTTGGTGATATCATTATCCTGTCTGATGTGAAGCCAGAAAACACATCTGATATTACTTGCAATGGGAGGCCGTACTGTATTGCCTTCATTactgatggagcggatgaagatgACGACTCACCTCCAGCCAGCTATGCAGTAACAGCATCAGGAAAAATTGATGCTGCAGACGAGGTCAGTGAAGATGGGAAGAGGAGCCCACTTTTTGCAGCTCATTTGCTGAATATCGTGACCTACATCCGCATATGGCGCTGCCTTGACTACACAACAGTCAGGAGAAACCCAAACCTCATACAGGAGATGGTACACTATCCACTGGTATGTATGCTCTTATACTCTCAATGACATTGACAATGATGCGAGTTTGTTCCTCAGATCAGATCATGAAATGCTAaatagagaaaaagagagaagttAATTTTGAAATCATCGCCCACATTTCCTTACTAAAGAATATACATGTATGTAAAATTTCTGTTTATCGCATAGGAAATGCTCCAGCTATGTTCACATCATAATGAGAACAGATCACTAGAGGCTTTTGGGCAGCTCTAAAGAAACATTAATTTGCTTAGCTCTTTTCTGGTGTTTGCAGGTTGCAAATATTCTCCCAAAAAATACAAAGGGTGTTGCTTCAGTCGACAGCATGGAAATATGGAGTGAATTGTCTACAATGAATCTTAACAACTCACAAAATGATGCCATCCTGAACTGTATTTCAGCAATGCTCTccaacagcagcagcagtttAAGCCTTATCTGGGGACCTCCTGGCACAGGAAAGACTAAAACAATCACTGTACTCTTGTGGTTAATGAGGAAACAGAAAAATGGTACACTTACATGTGCACCGACAAACCTTGCTGTTAAACAAGTTGCTTCATGTTTCTTAAGGTTGAGCAAAGAGAACCCTCTGGATACAAGTTGCTTAGGAGATGTTCTGTTGTTTGGCAATAAACATCGCATGTGTGTTGAAGATGATCTGAAAGAGATTTACTTACATGATCGTGTAAGGAAGCTTCTTGTTTGCTTTGCACCATTGACTGGATGGAGACATTGTCTGTCTTCCATGTACGATTTTCTTGAGAATGGTTACTCCCAGTACCTTCGATATTctgaagaacaaaaggaggagaATAAACCTTCCTTTTTGCATTACACCAGGAAAAAACTTGATGTTATTTATCCTGAGCTACGAAGATGTTTCAAACAGCTACTATTCCATGTCCCAAAATCTTGTATTTTGGAGGTGAATTACAATAACATCATTTCACTTCTCGAACTGCTTGAAGATTTCAATACACTCCAGAGGAAAACTACCGGGGTTGAGATAAAGGAAGTTTTCTTGTATAAAGATGTTCCAAGGAAATCCAGCATGGGCATTCTTCCCAAGACAGTGATAACCATCGGCAAAACCAGAATTAAATGCCTTGAGCTGCTAAAGATGCTATTAAGTTGCTTGAAACTTCCTATAACATCCTCCAAACGCACCATCCGAGAATTCTGTATGGAAAGTGCCAGCATAATTTTCTGCACTGTTTCTAGCTCTTCCAAAGTAACAAGCAATAAAAAACTAGAGTTGCTTGTTGTCGATGAGGCTGCTCAGTTGAAAGAATGTGAAACATTGATCCCTTTGCGTTTGCCTGCATTGAAGCATGCTATCCTCATTGGTGATGAGTGTCAACTACCAGCAACAGTTGTTAGTAAGGTTAGTTCTTGATCTTATATTCTTGTCTCGTGTCTACTAAT contains:
- the LOC125539263 gene encoding ATP-dependent helicase upf1-like isoform X1, encoding MTRKKKGARGRRPRREAGDEWWPRRYADQEWPHLVDMVLSWRLEDVMDEGLFKHKLKMIPSIFNDIKSYLGSYTSPLLEELRADMSSSLEAISTESFVKVAWIEQTKYSAVYNIAFEDSQNTKSCNKPESNGRSVGDIIILSDVKPENTSDITCNGRPYCIAFITDGADEDDDSPPASYAVTASGKIDAADEVSEDGKRSPLFAAHLLNIVTYIRIWRCLDYTTVRRNPNLIQEMVHYPLVANILPKNTKGVASVDSMEIWSELSTMNLNNSQNDAILNCISAMLSNSSSSLSLIWGPPGTGKTKTITVLLWLMRKQKNGTLTCAPTNLAVKQVASCFLRLSKENPLDTSCLGDVLLFGNKHRMCVEDDLKEIYLHDRVRKLLVCFAPLTGWRHCLSSMYDFLENGYSQYLRYSEEQKEENKPSFLHYTRKKLDVIYPELRRCFKQLLFHVPKSCILEVNYNNIISLLELLEDFNTLQRKTTGVEIKEVFLYKDVPRKSSMGILPKTVITIGKTRIKCLELLKMLLSCLKLPITSSKRTIREFCMESASIIFCTVSSSSKVTSNKKLELLVVDEAAQLKECETLIPLRLPALKHAILIGDECQLPATVVSKVCKDALFGRSLFARLSSLGHEKHLLNMQYRMHPSISIFPNSSFYGGQLLDAPSVMQKEHQKKYLPGSMFGTYSFFNIEDSWEDVDELDHSRKNVVEVTIIQEILQNLRRACSKTMKKVTVGVICPYSAQVLAIQEKLRKMKFGPLSVKISSVDGFQGGEEDIIILSTVRSNSDGVVGFVSDRQRTNVALTRARHCLWILGNAATPSRSGSIWADLVRNAKERQCFFNAKSDGAISRVIAKHESELSSVKDKSVTPLQAQAPSRTRKGRKRQRQPSLKCGPSDAGSRQQGGVASGSDPHRRKDKGIAEDLTASFSNLRLR
- the LOC125539263 gene encoding uncharacterized protein LOC125539263 isoform X6, which translates into the protein MTRKKKGARGRRPRREAGDEWWPRRYADQEWPHLVDMVLSWRLEDVMDEGLFKHKLKMIPSIFNDIKSYLGSYTSPLLEELRADMSSSLEAISTESFVKVAWIEQTKYSAVYNIAFEDSQNTKSCNKPESNGRSVGDIIILSDVKPENTSDITCNGRPYCIAFITDGADEDDDSPPASYAVTASGKIDAADEVSEDGKRSPLFAAHLLNIVTYIRIWRCLDYTTVRRNPNLIQEMVHYPLVANILPKNTKGVASVDSMEIWSELSTMNLNNSQNDAILNCISAMLSNSSSSLSLIWGPPGTGKTKTITVLLWLMRKQKNGTLTCAPTNLAVKQVASCFLRLSKENPLDTSCLGDVLLFGNKHRMCVEDDLKEIYLHDRVRKLLVCFAPLTGWRHCLSSMYDFLENGYSQYLRYSEEQKEENKPSFLHYTRKKLDVIYPELRRCFKQLLFHVPKSCILEVNYNNIISLLELLEDFNTLQRKTTGVEIKEVFLYKDVPRKSSMGILPKTVITIGKTRIKCLELLKMLLSCLKLPITSSKRTIREFCMESASIIFCTVSSSSKVTSNKKLELLVVDEAAQLKECETLIPLRLPALKHAILIGDECQLPATVVSKVCKDALFGRSLFARLSSLGHEKHLLNMQYRMHPSISIFPNSSFYGGQLLDAPSVMQKEHQKKYLPGSMFGTYSFFNIEDSWEDVDELDHSRKNVVEVTIIQEILQNLRRACSKTMKKVTVGVICPYSAQVLAIQEKLRKMKFGPLSVKISSVDGFQGGEEDIIILSTVRSNSDGVVGFVSDRQRTNVALTRARHCLWILGNAATPSRSGSIWADLVRNAKERQCFFNAKSDGAISRVIAKHESSGTISNSKGAETSTTAFFEMWSI
- the LOC125539263 gene encoding ATP-dependent helicase upf1-like isoform X2 gives rise to the protein MTRKKKGARGRRPRREAGDEWWPRRYADQEWPHLVDMVLSWRLEDVMDEGLFKHKLKMIPSIFNDIKSYLGSYTSPLLEELRADMSSSLEAISTESFVKVAWIEQTKYSAVYNIAFEDSQNTKSCNKPESNGRSVGDIIILSDVKPENTSDITCNGRPYCIAFITDGADEDDDSPPASYAVTASGKIDAADEVSEDGKRSPLFAAHLLNIVTYIRIWRCLDYTTVRRNPNLIQEMVHYPLVANILPKNTKGVASVDSMEIWSELSTMNLNNSQNDAILNCISAMLSNSSSSLSLIWGPPGTGKTKTITVLLWLMRKQKNGTLTCAPTNLAVKQVASCFLRLSKENPLDTSCLGDVLLFGNKHRMCVEDDLKEIYLHDRVRKLLVCFAPLTGWRHCLSSMYDFLENGYSQYLRYSEEQKEENKPSFLHYTRKKLDVIYPELRRCFKQLLFHVPKSCILEVNYNNIISLLELLEDFNTLQRKTTGVEIKEVFLYKDVPRKSSMGILPKTVITIGKTRIKCLELLKMLLSCLKLPITSSKRTIREFCMESASIIFCTVSSSSKVTSNKKLELLVVDEAAQLKECETLIPLRLPALKHAILIGDECQLPATVVSKVCKDALFGRSLFARLSSLGHEKHLLNMQYRMHPSISIFPNSSFYGGQLLDAPSVMQKEHQKKYLPGSMFGTYSFFNIEDSWEDVDELDHSRKNVVEVTIIQEILQNLRRACSKTMKKVTVGVICPYSAQVLAIQEKLRKMKFGPLSVKISSVDGFQGGEEDIIILSTVRSNSDGVVGFVSDRQRTNVALTRARHCLWILGNAATPSRSGSIWADLVRNAKERQCFFNAKSDGAISRVIAKHESELSSAQAPSRTRKGRKRQRQPSLKCGPSDAGSRQQGGVASGSDPHRRKDKGIAEDLTASFSNLRLR
- the LOC125539263 gene encoding uncharacterized protein LOC125539263 isoform X4, which codes for MTRKKKGARGRRPRREAGDEWWPRRYADQEWPHLVDMVLSWRLEDVMDEGLFKHKLKMIPSIFNDIKSYLGSYTSPLLEELRADMSSSLEAISTESFVKVAWIEQTKYSAVYNIAFEDSQNTKSCNKPESNGRSVGDIIILSDVKPENTSDITCNGRPYCIAFITDGADEDDDSPPASYAVTASGKIDAADEVSEDGKRSPLFAAHLLNIVTYIRIWRCLDYTTVRRNPNLIQEMVHYPLVANILPKNTKGVASVDSMEIWSELSTMNLNNSQNDAILNCISAMLSNSSSSLSLIWGPPGTGKTKTITVLLWLMRKQKNGTLTCAPTNLAVKQVASCFLRLSKENPLDTSCLGDVLLFGNKHRMCVEDDLKEIYLHDRVRKLLVCFAPLTGWRHCLSSMYDFLENGYSQYLRYSEEQKEENKPSFLHYTRKKLDVIYPELRRCFKQLLFHVPKSCILEVNYNNIISLLELLEDFNTLQRKTTGVEIKEVFLYKDVPRKSSMGILPKTVITIGKTRIKCLELLKMLLSCLKLPITSSKRTIREFCMESASIIFCTVSSSSKVTSNKKLELLVVDEAAQLKECETLIPLRLPALKHAILIGDECQLPATVVSKVCKDALFGRSLFARLSSLGHEKHLLNMQYRMHPSISIFPNSSFYGGQLLDAPSVMQKEHQKKYLPGSMFGTYSFFNIEDSWEDVDELDHSRKNVVEVTIIQEILQNLRRACSKTMKKVTVGVICPYSAQVLAIQEKLRKMKFGPLSVKISSVDGFQGGEEDIIILSTVRSNSDGVVGFVSDRQRTNVALTRARHCLWILGNAATPSRSGSIWADLVRNAKERQCFFNAKSDGAISRVIAKHESELSSVKDKSVTPLQVIDNTVRALTRWLRHHLELERGGNVNDSLL
- the LOC125539263 gene encoding uncharacterized protein LOC125539263 isoform X5, with translation MTRKKKGARGRRPRREAGDEWWPRRYADQEWPHLVDMVLSWRLEDVMDEGLFKHKLKMIPSIFNDIKSYLGSYTSPLLEELRADMSSSLEAISTESFVKVAWIEQTKYSAVYNIAFEDSQNTKSCNKPESNGRSVGDIIILSDVKPENTSDITCNGRPYCIAFITDGADEDDDSPPASYAVTASGKIDAADEVSEDGKRSPLFAAHLLNIVTYIRIWRCLDYTTVRRNPNLIQEMVHYPLVANILPKNTKGVASVDSMEIWSELSTMNLNNSQNDAILNCISAMLSNSSSSLSLIWGPPGTGKTKTITVLLWLMRKQKNGTLTCAPTNLAVKQVASCFLRLSKENPLDTSCLGDVLLFGNKHRMCVEDDLKEIYLHDRVRKLLVCFAPLTGWRHCLSSMYDFLENGYSQYLRYSEEQKEENKPSFLHYTRKKLDVIYPELRRCFKQLLFHVPKSCILEVNYNNIISLLELLEDFNTLQRKTTGVEIKEVFLYKDVPRKSSMGILPKTVITIGKTRIKCLELLKMLLSCLKLPITSSKRTIREFCMESASIIFCTVSSSSKVTSNKKLELLVVDEAAQLKECETLIPLRLPALKHAILIGDECQLPATVVSKVCKDALFGRSLFARLSSLGHEKHLLNMQYRMHPSISIFPNSSFYGGQLLDAPSVMQKEHQKKYLPGSMFGTYSFFNIEDSWEDVDELDHSRKNVVEVTIIQEILQNLRRACSKTMKKVTVGVICPYSAQVLAIQEKLRKMKFGPLSVKISSVDGFQGGEEDIIILSTVRSNSDGVVGFVSDRQRTNVALTRARHCLWILGNAATPSRSGSIWADLVRNAKERQCFFNAKSDGAISRVIAKHESELSSGTISNSKGAETSTTAFFEMWSI